DNA from Eulemur rufifrons isolate Redbay chromosome 4, OSU_ERuf_1, whole genome shotgun sequence:
TGATAAGGGCAGGTAATTAGTGAGAGAGCCTtatgacattaaagaaaatatataacagaaagggaagggaagatggaTGCTTGGGGGAGAACACTATTATACGAATGAATGCGTAAGATTgtcattttagaaaagaagaatttttttagttGTTATGAGTAGGAAATCACTTActattccccccccccaccccgccaccatgttctcttttctttcacatATGCTTAAATTTGTGGAAGAGGCTTTAGTAATTTAAGAATGATATTTGCTCAGGTGGTTTCTTAGACCTACTAAAGGGGGAATGGATTTAGATCAAATGAGAAAGCATGGAGCAAATTCATTAGGTTAGTCTCAGtcaacattttgaaaagaaaatgaactgtaAAAAATCTGCACTGCCCATAAAAACTTGCCAAATTAGAAAAAGAGATAAGAATTTTGATGTAAATAGTAATAAATCTTGAACATATTTTTGGAATGTTCTTATCGAGTTATTTCAGAAGCAAGACTGGAAGTAATAATAGCTGGTTGCAAAATGTTTTTAGGATTTTAGAAGTTCCAGATGCTGGTTTGTTATGAATAATATTATCTTTACTAAAATAGAGTGTTATGTCAATGCATATTGAATGATGCATTTTCATTGTTGCTTGCAGAATATAATTTAGACTTGTCAGTTTGAAATGAGACACAATGAGGCCGCTcagattttggtttctgtttctaCAGGGCCACACTGTGTACCTGAAAACCAGCCATAGCACACTCTTCGATGAATCTGACTTTATCCAATGCTACCCAGCTCTGTGGCTTTGTGTATACATTTCATTCTCCCACAATTCCTTTACAGACATTCTTTGCAGCGatattcctatttatttaaaagtgatATCACAAATGCCAACTCTACAAGAAGGCCATCgcaaaaatttcaaatgttcttaaTTGCATCGGTAACTATTACTCACTGCAATTTTTTCCAAGAAACTATTCTAATGCCTCTGTcatagttttctatttctatgtgACAAACTGCCACAGATTTAGTGCTTTAAAACATCACTTATTTATTCCATAATCTCATAGATCAGAAATCCAGGTAGGGTTGGTTGGAATCTCTCCTTAGGGTCCCACAAGTCCAAAGTTAAGGTGTCAGCTAAAGTCAAGTCTTATCTGGAAGGTATGCAGAAGAATCCATCCATTTCCAAATTCTTTTGGGTGGTTTGCAGCATTCTGTTCCTTGAGGCTAAAGGACTGAGGTCATTGTTTCCTTACTGGCTGTCAGCCAGAGGTCGCTCTCAGCTCTTGGAATCTTCTGTTTGCTGCTTGCAAATGGCCCCctgcatcttcaaagccagcagtggcaTGCCAAACCTTTCTCATGATTCACatttctctgccttcccctctTATTACCAGCCAGGTCAACTGACTTATAACCTCAAATCCATCTGCAGAATTCCTTTTGGCCATGAACTATAACAACTGCAGATGTAACAGCCGTAACATTCTCAGTCCCTGGAGTTTGGGTGGGAAATCTGGGGTGGCCACTTTATTACTACGCTTATCACAGCCTTTAAAAATGCATTGCAATTCATCTGTATCTACTTATTTCTCTCTTACTTAAAGACAAACTTCTTGAAATTAGAGACAATGCAGTGCTAACTAACCtccttaaaaatgtacattgtttattatagtttgcattcaataaatatttattgaattaatgaataatagaaatgaaaatgactCAAAAGGATGAGGATCCCACAAGTTATTACTGATGAATTATAAATAACCATAATTGAAAACCAAATGGGCAACAACTGAAAAGGCAGTGTTTTAGCACAAATTGATTTCCATTCTGATAATATGTAAATGAGGCATAAATATGCAATATGGATACATTTTACCTACACAATAAAATAACTGTACCAATTAGGAAAAAATGGGTTATGAAACTAAGAATGTAATGATTTAATTGATGGGGACAgaaacactaataaaaataaaatatatgttctttttttcacaggcttgtgtgcatatatgtgcataaaattaataaaatacatatgtatgtatatgcgtgtgtgtgatatatgtatatacacacagacaaaaCAAGAATAGCAATTTATTTTAGGCTCTACAATGATACAACCTTATAGTTGCCAAATCCTTCTTACGTGCCAGAGACTGTTCAAAGTTCCTCACATGCATAAACTAATTTACTGCTCACAgttatactattattattatttcttgttcCATTGATCAGATATAGAAATTGAAGCATGAAGATATAATTTATCCTTTCTTATACATTGAGTGACACAACTGAGAAATGAGCACATGCCCTCTGAATGTAGAGTTGTTGTCTTATTATATAATagtcaagaaaaaattaaatacttaagtacaatttttgctttcataGACAAAGAAATTAGGCAAAGCTTGAAGCAGGAATGatctaaatatttctgaaatgcctGAAGGATTACAGTGTCCCCTCTTATCTACAGGTCAGACCCTCAGTGGATgactgaaactgcagatagtaccgaaccctacatatactatgtttttcctatttataCATAACTATGATaaggtttaatttaaaaattaggcacaataagagattaacaataactaataataaaatagaacagttataGTAATAGACTGTAATAAATGTTATGTGAaggtggtctctctctctctctctcaaaatatcttttttttttttttttttttttgagacagactctctctctgtggcccagactaaagtgcagtggtgtcatcatggctcacagcaacctcagactcctgggctcaagtgatcctccagcctcagcctccatagtagctgggactacaggtgcaggtgccaccatgcccggctaatttttcttttttttataaagatggggttttgctcttgctcaagctatcAAAATATGTGAATACTTTTGGGTCAtagttgactgtgggtaactgaaactgtatAAAGCAAAACtttggataaggggggactactctATTCAAAGCATATTTATCAGGAAAGCCAAAAAGATGTCTGTATAAGAAAGGAAGGTATCCCATATTATGCCAAGGGAGGATTCCCTAGGAGAGCCTGTCAGGTGACTTCACAGACACAACGTGTAAAAATATAGATGTGGAAGTAAATAGCGATGAGTTAATATTGAATTATATAAgtatgaaagaaattatcttcatAAAGATGATCATAAAACTATAGAAAGGGCATAAAGGGAGGCAGAGAAATAAACATaggacaaaaatataaacaaatatagaaTCATTTACATGTCAAAAATAACATTAagactagcaatgaacaatcaatgaaattagaaaaataagcccatttatgatagcatcaaaaagaataaaattcttataagtaaatttaaataataaaataagatttgtaTACCCCAAAGCTACAAAATgttcaaagaaggaaagaaatgtgaAGTTATCCTGTATGTATGAATTGAAAGATTTATTGTGAAAATGGAAATGCCCCCAAAATTTTGACAAGGAGATAAAAACAATTCAACAGGGAAAGCATAggcttttcaataaatgaaaatgaatgacaaatgaatatccacatgcaaaaaaatagaGTTGAACACTTATCTCACACCACAGACAAAAATGACCTCAAAAGGATCAATGACACAAATATAAGAACTAAAGCTATagaactcttatttatttatttatttatttatttttgagacagagtctcgctctgttgcccaggctagagtgccatggcaccagcctacctcacagcaacctcaaactcctgggcttcagcaatcctactgcctcagcctcccaagtagctgggactacaggcatgcaccaccatgcccagctgatgttttcctatacatatttttagttgttcagataaatttctatctatttttagtagagacggggtctcgctcttgctcaggctggtctcaaactcctgacctcgagtgatcctcccgcctaggcctcccagaatgctaggattacaggtgtgagccaccgtacccagcctatagtactcttaaaagaaaaagatacgcATAAATCTTCCTGACCTTGGATTAGACAATGATTTCCTAGGTATTACACCAAAACtctaattagaaaaaaacataaatggtactcaatcaaaattataaacttttataattCAAAGGGCAATATCAATAGGTGAAAAGACAACTCagtgaatgggagaaaatatttaccaatcatatatctgataagggtctaatGTCCATAAGATATAAAgaattcaataacaaaaaacatggatctgagtagacatttcttcaaagaagataaatgACTAGTAAACAAAGATGACTAATAAGAAAAGACACCCAATGTCATTAGTCAtttgggaaatacaaatcaaaaccacaatgagatacaacttcACTCTCATTAGAATGGCTGAATCTAAAAGTTGGAAAATAACAAGAGTTGGTGAGAACGGGAGAAACTGAAACCCTCCTATgttgctggtggaaatataaaattttgcagccactgtagaaaacagtttgaaagATCCTCAAAATATGAAATAGTCACCATGACTGAGCAATTCTACTCCTCTTAGGTACACACCCAAGAGACCTGAAAACCTGTGTCCACACAAAGCTTTGTATAAGAATGTCTGTAGTGGCATTATGCCTcatagccaaaaggcagaaacacTCCAGATGCCTATCAGCTGCTGAGTAAATACACAAAGCACGGGGCAACcttacaaaggaatattattcatgTGTAGAGAAGAATGAAGTGCTAAAATGCACTTCAACAaggaactggaaaacattatgctgagtgaaaagagCCAGGTGCAGAAGATCACATAGTATATGAGTCCATTTATGTGCAGTGTCCAAAGCAGGCGACTCTATAGAGACACAAGGGaatgattgccaggggctggggggagggaacaGGGAATCACTGCTAGTGGGTATGAGTTTTCCTTTCCTAGTGGTAAAAATCTTTGTAATTAGTGTTGATACTTGCACAAATCTGTGAATATACAAAAGTCCACTGAATTGTTCACcgtaaaatgctaaattttataatatatagatTTTATCTAGTAACAAAAAAGAATTGAGGATATTCTACTTGTACCAAAATATTTTGTAGTGCCCTAAGGGATGAAATTGATTATAACCCATGATTATGTCATCAAAGTATAAAATTCagatttagagaaataaaatatgacacaATAAAGACTATAttacaatatatatacacaaaagtcAAGGTAAGCTTCATGAAGCATGCAAAGATTGCTTTCAATTCGCAAGAATGCAGAGGATTTAGACATGCAGATTGCAATCAATTAATAACAGTTGAAGTACATCAAAGTTTTATCAAATTGTAGATATCtcacaaaactttaaaacaattggTGTAGACATACTATGGACCACAAACCTTCTTTGAGACAACTTTTGGGAGTTTTGTGGGGCAGTTTAtaggaaattatttctttcagAGTTGTATACAAAACCACAGTTAGCAATTCCAGGAAGTTAGAGTTCTCTAACTTCTCCAAATGGATTCTGGTTATTAATATAAAGATGAGTGAGAAATAAGAGCAGTCATAATAAAGATGATAGTTGTGCAGCCAAACCAAATAGATATTTTATCTGGACTCATTAAAACATTCACTTTTAATAtaaaggttttatatatatagatatgtgatattttatatagacataaagattgattgattgaagAAAGTGCCAACACTAACCCCCCATTTCTAAATACTCAAGAACTAAGTAGAAAAAATCAGGATTAAACAAGTCAATGCCAGGTTTAAGGACTGGTGATACCAAAGACAAGTACTGACGGGTAAGTGATCCATGAACAAAGGGGCATCTCTCCAAAAGCAGAGGATCAACTCCAACCCTCGTTCTTTGATAAAGCAAAGAACCTGCAGACttatgcctggcttcaaaggcaACATCCTAAAGTCAGGCAGCATTCATGGCTAACAGCCAATGGTAGAATTGCACGCACAGGGATAAACAGCTTATGCTAATGTCCCAATTCAGCCCACTTTACCCATGATGTGTATTTAATAATAtactaatgatattttaaaatgttaaaaaacgGCCAAAAGACAAACTAGCAGGAATACAATAATGCTATTGATTCTAGTTTCTTTGAAGAAGTGTTGACCAGAGAGAGTGTGCACTCAAAAGATTTTTGATAAAGTTATATGAACTTTCCTTTCCTCAACAGCTTCTGAAGTACCCTGGACACCTCTTTGTTGCGGAGGCTGTAGATGAGCGGGTTCAGCATGGGGGTGAGGATGGCATAGAAGGCCGACACCATCGTGTCCTGGTCTGGCATGTGGGTCGAGGCTGGTCTCATGTACATGAACATAGCGGCACCATAGTAGAGCCCGACCACAgacaggtgggaggagcaggtgatGAAGGCTTTGTGGCGACTTTCCCCAGAGCCCATACAGATGACAGCTCGAAGGACGCAGGCATAGGAGACAAGGATGACTGAGACTGGGAAGATAAGCATCACCACACAACAGATGAAAAGCAGTCTTTCAAATGCAGACGTGTCTGTGCAGGATAGAGGTAAAAGGGCAGCAACATCACAGAAAAAGTGATGAATTTCCAGAGAGCTGCAGTAAGAGAATGACAGGGCAGCTGCAAGCACAATGATGCCATCAAGAGAGCCCAGGATCCAGGAGGCAACAGTCATGAGGACATAGAGTTTCTGATTCATGAGGATGGTGTACCGGAGAGGGTGACATATAGCCACATAGCGGTCATAAGCCATGACAGCCAACAAGAAGCATTCCGCTCCAAGCAGGGACACATAGAAGAATATCTGGGTTCCACAACCTGCCAGAGGGATGGATTTCCTGCCAGACAAGTAGTTGAAGGCCATCTTGGGTACGGTGGTGCAGATGAGCATGAGGTCCATGAGGGACAGGTGGCTGAGGAGGAAGTACAAGGGGGTGTGGAGCTGCGGGTCCAGGTAGATGAGAAGAACCATGGAAATATTTCCCATGAAGGCCACTGAGAAGATGCCCAGGACCAGACAGAAGAGGAAGATATGGGTGGGGCTGTGATCAAAGATTCCCAGCAGGATGAAGACAGTGTTGAAGGTCTGGTTTCCCCACATCATGCTAGATAATTTGCCTAATGTGGAAATTCTAGAGAAGATATAAGCTTATTTATTAGCTTGATTTTCAAATGAATACTGTGGCAAGGCCCTCTACTGTGCGGTTTACGTGACTTTTCCATCTCAGACCAAGCCTTAGAATCTTGTCATACttactaaaaatattcattaaaatagttTCTTAAGGAAGAACAGggcattctttctctttttagaataattttgtttcttccaattctgtgtggggaagggagctaggttctttctttctttctttttgtttgaatttttatttcttttttagtggaCACATTGTCATCGTACATTTGTATGaggtacaatttgatgttttgatccATGTATAtgacatataatgatcaaattagggtatttAGCATGACTACCACCTCATGCATTCATCATTCTTTGTGGTGAGGACATTCAAATGcctttgtttgtatttttgagaTATTGATTTCCTTCTGCtacaataaaatgttatgaaatcAAATGGGATAAACATTTAGGGGACCAAAGAGAACCCCTTCTGCAGTCTTTAAAACCTTCACTGGAATGTGCCATTTTGGGGAACAATGGAGCTTGTTTCAGCTCTGTGAGTAAAGGCACAACTGTGTGAATCCTGGCCCAGGCGGGTCAGGACAGGCAGAGCCCAGGATGTAGCTGGGGGGGGCAGGGAGCACTGCAGGGAATGAGCCTGGAGAAGTACAGAGAATCAGGTTATATAGTGCACACTTCATTTTTGTTTCCCATCAAGCAAGTATCAAAGAGGTATTTTAAGCTGTGAAGATGTGTAGTGATGTGAAATGATTTTGCATTGAGAAAGTCTCTGGGGCGTTAACATACAGTACATTGGACGGGCGAAGTTTACGAGCCTGGGCACAAGGGAGCGAATAACTGCAGGCGCCGGGAGCCAGGGCAACGCCGAGGCAATGacaggggaggaaagagaagagtcaagtCTTTGTAAAAGCCTCTCAAATACTGTCATTagcccccattttttttttttttaccatgcatCTAAAAAAATCATACTATGTACACATTTCCCTAGAGTCCCAAATTAACTATACCCCAAACAAAACTTAACCAAAGCAAGATTCACTTTTATTTCTGCCTGATATACATCATTGCCACCAAAATTCTTCTGAATTTCCAGATTTCTAAGCTTGAAATAATGAAATgtctttgtcattattttctattgatttttttaaaagtttagcaGTTTAAAAAAGTCTGTTTTGTCATACCCATATCATGATACTGAATATCTACTGATTGAAGATTATTTATTACTGTGGGTATTAATCcttggtgtttattttttgtttcattttaagaaaagcaCTAAGCAGACAGTAGATTTAAAATTCATTCTCTGGAAGTCAGTTAAATTGTAAAGAAATTCAatcatgtattttttcctcttggaTACTTTCTTAACCCACCACATTAATGGAGATATATCAAGCTTTTTCTTAATGTTAATAGGCTAGATGTATAATTGTGCATATAGAACCAAATATTATACACATCCAAGGACAGAGCAGGTTCTGCCACATATTGGTGTATGGCCTGTGCCTTTCACGACACTTTCTTTGTGATGTGAAGATTAGCCTGAAACACTTTTGCTGCTGACACGTTCCCGGGAAGTGTCCTGGCTGCGTGTCGGCACTCAAAATGAACTCGTGTCAAATACAGCTAATAGTAAAATTCTTTTCAAAGTAGGGAAAACTAATAAAggcccttttgtttgttttaatgacaCACAAAATGATGTggtcttattattttttactgaatTAAAATGTTATGTCGACATCCCAagagaaaatttccattttcagttCAAATGTTTAGACATAAAAGAGTGCCTTAAAGAACAAGATATGCCAGATATTGAAACCAGAGAATAGCTCCTCAGTAAGTCACAAATtcctttattaatatttgtatgaaTACTCTATACTAggtactttcatttattttaatcctgCATATGTGTTAGGGCATCCAGATTCTCTGcaacaagaatatataaaaatattgacacCTCTCTAAATGAAATAGCAAATACAGTCTTATTCAAAAGGTAGTCAACATAAAGAACCAACGGCATTTTTTGgttccttcattttaaaaatgggattaaGTGTCACAATGTTATATGAAATTGTAAAATCCTCACATTGCCAGAACTGTTTTGATCCTTCTATGTGATTGCACGTCAATTCTTAGAAAATGGAGAAGCCTGAGGGAGATGACAGAAGGCACCTGTGAAGAAGTGACTTAATGAGAGGGAAAATCAAGTCTATGGGAGAGAGGTGAGGCATCTGAGAAAAATGAGTGCTAAGAATAAAGCTGAAAGCAGGAAGGAACAGGAAACAAAATAAGACTGAGCGCAGAAGGCCTGAGATGACTATAGACTTTGGAACACGAATGGAGATTGGAGGAGGAGGGACGACACATGTCATGAAGAGATCTGAGTGGCCGCAGAGCCTTTGGGAGGACGCCCGAcctcc
Protein-coding regions in this window:
- the LOC138382501 gene encoding olfactory receptor 2M4-like; the protein is MMWGNQTFNTVFILLGIFDHSPTHIFLFCLVLGIFSVAFMGNISMVLLIYLDPQLHTPLYFLLSHLSLMDLMLICTTVPKMAFNYLSGRKSIPLAGCGTQIFFYVSLLGAECFLLAVMAYDRYVAICHPLRYTILMNQKLYVLMTVASWILGSLDGIIVLAAALSFSYCSSLEIHHFFCDVAALLPLSCTDTSAFERLLFICCVVMLIFPVSVILVSYACVLRAVICMGSGESRHKAFITCSSHLSVVGLYYGAAMFMYMRPASTHMPDQDTMVSAFYAILTPMLNPLIYSLRNKEVSRVLQKLLRKGKFI